A portion of the Enterobacter sp. SA187 genome contains these proteins:
- the relA gene encoding GTP diphosphokinase, producing the protein MVAVRSAHLNRAGEFDSEKWIASLGISSQPSCDRLAETWAYCLQKTQGHPDADLLLWRGVEMVEILSMLSMDIETLRAALLFPLADANVVSEDVLRESVGKAIVDLIHGVRDMAAIRQLKATHNDSVSSEQVDNVRRMLLAMVDDFRCVVIKLAERVAHLREVKDLPEDERVLAAKECTNIYAPLANRLGIGQLKWELEDYCFRYLHPDEYKRIAKLLHERRIDREHYIDEFVGHLRAEMKTEGVKAEVYGRPKHIYSIWRKMQKKQLAFDELFDVRAVRIVAERLQDCYAALGIVHTHYRHLPDEFDDYVANPKPNGYQSIHTVVLGPGGKTVEIQIRTRQMHEDAELGVAAHWKYKEGAAATGARASGHEDRIAWLRKLIAWQEEMADSGEMLDELRSQVFDDRVYVFTPKGDVVDLPAGSTPLDFAYHIHSDVGHRCIGAKISGRIVPFTYQLQMGDQIEIITQKQPNPSRDWLNPNLGYVTTSRGRAKIHNWFRKQDRDKNILAGRQILDDELEHLGISLKEAEKQLLPRYNFNEVEELLAAIGGGDIRLNQMVNFLQAQFNKPSAEEQDAAALKQLQQKTWAPPHRNTNKDKGRVVVEGVGNLMHHIARCCQPIPGDEITGFITQGRGISIHRADCDQLTELQSHAPERIVDAVWGESYSAGYSLVVRVTANDRSGLLRDITTILANEKVNVLGVASRSDTKQQLATIDMNIEIYNLQVLGRVLGKLNQVPDVIDARRLHGG; encoded by the coding sequence ATGGTTGCGGTAAGAAGTGCACATCTTAATCGGGCAGGAGAATTCGATTCTGAAAAATGGATCGCCAGTCTGGGAATTTCCAGTCAGCCCTCGTGTGACCGCTTAGCCGAAACCTGGGCGTACTGCCTGCAAAAAACCCAGGGCCATCCTGACGCCGATCTGCTGTTGTGGCGCGGCGTCGAGATGGTGGAAATCCTCTCCATGTTAAGCATGGATATTGAAACGCTGCGCGCGGCGCTGCTGTTTCCGCTGGCGGACGCCAACGTCGTCAGCGAAGACGTACTGCGCGAGAGCGTCGGTAAAGCCATTGTCGATTTGATCCACGGCGTGCGCGATATGGCCGCTATCCGTCAGCTGAAAGCCACGCACAACGACTCCGTTTCTTCTGAACAGGTGGATAACGTTCGCCGGATGCTGCTGGCGATGGTCGATGATTTCCGCTGCGTGGTGATCAAACTGGCCGAGCGCGTGGCGCATCTGCGGGAAGTGAAAGATCTGCCGGAAGATGAACGCGTACTGGCGGCGAAAGAGTGCACCAATATCTATGCGCCGCTGGCGAACCGCTTAGGTATCGGTCAGCTGAAATGGGAGCTGGAAGATTACTGCTTCCGCTATCTGCATCCGGATGAATACAAGCGCATCGCTAAACTGCTGCATGAGCGCCGTATCGATCGTGAACATTACATTGATGAATTTGTGGGTCATCTGCGCGCGGAAATGAAAACCGAGGGCGTGAAGGCCGAGGTGTACGGCCGTCCGAAGCACATCTACAGCATCTGGCGCAAAATGCAGAAAAAGCAGCTCGCCTTTGACGAGCTGTTTGACGTGCGCGCGGTGCGTATTGTGGCCGAGCGCCTGCAGGACTGCTATGCGGCGCTGGGTATCGTACATACTCATTATCGCCATCTGCCCGACGAGTTTGACGACTACGTCGCCAACCCGAAACCCAACGGTTACCAGTCCATTCACACCGTGGTGCTGGGGCCGGGGGGCAAAACCGTTGAGATCCAGATCCGTACCCGTCAGATGCATGAAGATGCCGAACTGGGCGTGGCGGCGCACTGGAAGTACAAAGAAGGGGCAGCCGCGACAGGCGCGCGCGCGTCCGGCCACGAAGATCGCATTGCCTGGCTGCGTAAGCTTATCGCCTGGCAGGAAGAGATGGCCGACTCCGGCGAAATGCTCGACGAACTGCGCAGTCAGGTGTTCGACGATCGCGTTTACGTCTTTACGCCGAAAGGCGATGTGGTCGACTTACCGGCAGGCTCCACGCCGCTCGACTTCGCCTACCACATTCACAGCGACGTCGGCCATCGCTGCATCGGGGCGAAAATCAGCGGACGCATTGTGCCCTTTACCTATCAGCTTCAGATGGGCGATCAGATCGAAATCATCACCCAGAAGCAGCCGAACCCCAGCCGCGACTGGCTGAATCCTAACCTTGGCTATGTCACCACCAGCCGCGGACGGGCTAAGATCCATAACTGGTTCCGCAAACAGGATCGCGATAAAAATATTCTCGCCGGGCGGCAGATCCTTGATGACGAGCTTGAACATCTGGGGATCAGCCTGAAAGAGGCGGAAAAACAGCTGCTGCCGCGCTACAACTTCAACGAAGTGGAAGAGCTGCTGGCGGCGATTGGCGGCGGCGACATTCGCCTTAACCAGATGGTTAACTTCCTGCAGGCGCAGTTTAATAAACCGAGCGCCGAGGAACAGGACGCCGCTGCGCTTAAACAGTTGCAGCAGAAAACCTGGGCGCCGCCGCACCGTAACACCAACAAAGATAAAGGCCGCGTGGTGGTGGAGGGCGTTGGTAATCTGATGCACCACATCGCCCGCTGCTGCCAACCGATCCCCGGCGATGAGATCACCGGTTTTATCACTCAGGGGCGCGGCATCTCTATTCACCGCGCCGACTGCGATCAGCTGACCGAACTGCAATCCCACGCGCCTGAACGTATTGTCGACGCGGTATGGGGCGAGAGCTACTCGGCGGGCTATTCGCTGGTGGTGCGCGTGACCGCTAACGATCGCAGCGGTCTGCTACGCGATATCACCACCATTCTCGCCAATGAGAAGGTCAACGTGCTGGGCGTGGCAAGCCGTAGCGACACCAAACAGCAGCTGGCCACCATTGATATGAATATCGAAATCTATAATCTGCAGGTGCTTGGCCGCGTCCTCGGTAAACTGAATCAGGTGCCGGATGTGATAGACGCGCGTCGCCTGCACGGCGGTTAA
- the eno gene encoding phosphopyruvate hydratase encodes MSKIVKVIGREIIDSRGNPTVEAEVHLEGGFVGMAAAPSGASTGSREALELRDGDKSRFLGKGVTKAVAAVNGPIAQAVLGKDAKDQAGIDKIMIDLDGTENKSNFGANAILAVSLANAKAAAASKGQALYEHIAELNGTPGKYSMPVPMMNIINGGEHADNNVDIQEFMIQPVGAKTLKEAVRMGSEVFHNLAKVLKAKGMNTAVGDEGGYAPNLGSNAEALAVIAEAVKAAGYELGTDITLAMDCAASEFYKDGKYVLAGEGNKAFTSEEFTHFLEDLTKQYPIVSIEDGLDESDWDGFAYQTKVLGDKIQLVGDDLFVTNTKILKEGIEKGIVNSILIKFNQIGSLTETLAAIKMAKDAGYTAVISHRSGETEDATIADLAVGTAAGQIKTGSMSRSDRVAKYNQLIRIEEALGEKAPYNGRKEIKGQ; translated from the coding sequence ATGTCCAAAATCGTTAAAGTCATCGGTCGTGAAATCATCGACTCCCGTGGTAACCCGACTGTTGAAGCCGAAGTACACCTTGAAGGTGGTTTCGTCGGTATGGCTGCTGCCCCGTCAGGTGCTTCTACTGGTTCCCGTGAAGCTCTGGAACTGCGCGATGGCGACAAATCCCGTTTCCTGGGTAAAGGCGTAACCAAAGCGGTTGCTGCGGTTAACGGCCCGATTGCTCAGGCAGTGCTTGGCAAAGACGCCAAAGACCAGGCTGGTATCGATAAGATCATGATCGATCTGGACGGTACTGAAAACAAATCTAACTTCGGTGCGAACGCTATCCTGGCTGTGTCTCTGGCTAACGCCAAAGCCGCTGCGGCTTCTAAAGGTCAGGCGCTGTACGAGCACATCGCTGAACTGAACGGCACTCCGGGCAAATACTCCATGCCGGTTCCGATGATGAACATCATCAACGGTGGCGAGCACGCAGATAACAACGTTGATATTCAGGAATTCATGATCCAGCCTGTTGGCGCTAAAACGCTGAAAGAAGCTGTGCGTATGGGTTCTGAAGTGTTCCACAACCTGGCTAAAGTTCTGAAAGCTAAAGGTATGAACACTGCGGTTGGCGACGAAGGCGGCTACGCGCCGAACCTGGGTTCCAACGCTGAAGCACTGGCTGTTATCGCTGAAGCGGTTAAAGCAGCAGGCTACGAACTGGGCACCGACATCACTCTGGCGATGGACTGCGCAGCGTCCGAGTTCTACAAAGACGGTAAATACGTTCTGGCCGGCGAAGGCAACAAAGCCTTCACCTCTGAAGAATTCACCCACTTCCTGGAAGATCTGACCAAACAGTACCCGATCGTTTCCATCGAAGATGGTCTGGACGAATCTGACTGGGATGGTTTCGCATACCAGACCAAAGTGCTGGGCGACAAAATCCAGCTGGTTGGTGACGATCTGTTCGTAACCAACACCAAGATCCTGAAAGAAGGTATCGAAAAAGGCATCGTTAACTCCATCCTGATCAAATTCAACCAGATCGGTTCTCTGACCGAAACTCTGGCTGCGATCAAAATGGCGAAAGACGCTGGCTACACCGCGGTGATCTCTCACCGTTCTGGCGAAACTGAAGATGCGACCATTGCCGACCTGGCAGTAGGTACCGCTGCAGGCCAGATCAAAACCGGTTCCATGAGCCGTTCTGACCGCGTTGCTAAATACAACCAGCTGATCCGTATCGAAGAAGCGCTGGGCGAAAAAGCACCGTACAACGGTCGTAAAGAGATCAAAGGCCAGTAA
- a CDS encoding MurR/RpiR family transcriptional regulator: protein MSENENVLLRLRQGMSGYSPTQQKLTEYILAEPSRVLYQTITELARESATSEASVTRLCRVLGCKGYTEFKMALALDVQRAGTPREQGDEIDTLVEESVMALRDTSRLLDREVLARAAMTLHQARTVQIYGVAASAIIGDYLHYKLLRLGKTAQLFSDMHRAAMNATTLGSDELVIAISSSGSTRDLLHVVKLARKRGATVLALSNTPRSPLASISDMLLVAAKPEGPLSAGALNAKVGAMLLVELLITALMSYDAHYSDTSQQTASATLPLLL from the coding sequence ATGTCTGAAAATGAAAATGTGCTGCTGCGCCTCCGCCAGGGAATGTCGGGTTACAGCCCCACGCAGCAGAAGCTGACGGAATACATACTGGCAGAACCTTCGCGGGTGCTTTATCAGACCATCACCGAGCTGGCGCGGGAGAGCGCCACCAGCGAAGCCAGCGTGACGCGCCTGTGTCGTGTGCTGGGCTGCAAAGGCTATACGGAATTCAAAATGGCGCTGGCGCTGGATGTGCAGCGCGCCGGGACGCCGCGTGAGCAGGGCGATGAGATTGATACGCTGGTGGAAGAGTCGGTCATGGCGCTGCGGGATACGTCGAGGCTGCTTGACCGCGAGGTGCTGGCCAGGGCGGCAATGACACTGCATCAGGCGCGCACAGTGCAGATTTACGGCGTGGCGGCCAGCGCCATCATTGGCGATTATCTGCACTACAAACTTTTACGCCTCGGCAAAACGGCGCAGCTGTTCAGCGATATGCATCGCGCGGCGATGAATGCCACCACGCTGGGAAGTGATGAGCTGGTGATCGCGATCTCCAGTTCCGGCTCCACGCGCGATCTGCTGCATGTGGTGAAACTGGCGCGTAAACGTGGTGCGACGGTGCTGGCGTTAAGCAATACGCCGCGCAGTCCGCTGGCGTCGATCAGCGATATGCTGCTGGTGGCGGCGAAACCTGAAGGGCCGCTCAGCGCCGGGGCGCTGAATGCCAAAGTGGGGGCCATGCTGCTGGTGGAACTGCTGATCACTGCTTTAATGTCTTATGACGCGCATTACAGCGATACCAGCCAGCAAACCGCCAGCGCGACCTTACCGCTGCTGCTGTAG
- the mazG gene encoding nucleoside triphosphate pyrophosphohydrolase, translating to MTQIDRLLGIMQRLRDPENGCPWDKEQTFATIAPYTLEETYEVLDAISREDFDDLRGELGDLLFQVVFYAQMAQEGGRFDFNDICAAISDKLERRHPHIFGDATAENSTEVLARWEQIKHEERAEKAQHSVLDDIPHSFPALMRAHKIQKRCASVGFDWATLGPVVEKVYEEIDEVMDEAKQAVVDQARVEEEMGDLLFATVNLSRHLGVKAEVALQKANLKFERRFREVERIVAARGLSMTGVDLETMEEVWQQVKRQESDL from the coding sequence ATGACGCAAATCGATCGCCTGCTGGGCATCATGCAACGCCTGCGCGACCCGGAAAACGGCTGCCCGTGGGATAAAGAGCAGACCTTTGCCACCATCGCCCCTTACACCCTCGAAGAAACCTATGAAGTGCTGGACGCCATTTCCCGGGAAGATTTTGATGATCTGCGCGGCGAACTGGGCGATCTGCTGTTCCAGGTGGTGTTTTACGCGCAAATGGCGCAGGAAGGGGGGCGTTTTGACTTCAATGACATTTGCGCGGCAATCAGCGACAAGCTGGAACGCCGTCACCCGCATATCTTTGGCGATGCCACGGCAGAAAACAGTACTGAGGTATTAGCGCGCTGGGAGCAAATTAAGCACGAAGAGCGCGCCGAAAAAGCGCAGCATTCGGTGCTGGATGACATCCCGCACAGCTTCCCGGCGCTGATGCGCGCGCATAAAATTCAGAAGCGCTGCGCCTCGGTCGGCTTTGACTGGGCCACCCTCGGCCCGGTGGTGGAAAAAGTTTACGAAGAGATCGATGAAGTGATGGACGAGGCGAAACAGGCGGTCGTCGATCAGGCGCGGGTGGAAGAAGAAATGGGCGATTTGCTGTTCGCCACCGTGAATTTATCCCGTCATCTGGGCGTCAAAGCGGAAGTGGCGCTGCAAAAAGCGAACCTCAAATTTGAGCGTCGTTTCCGGGAAGTGGAGCGTATTGTTGCTGCCCGCGGGCTGAGCATGACCGGTGTTGATCTGGAAACCATGGAAGAAGTCTGGCAGCAGGTAAAGCGGCAGGAATCTGATCTCTAA
- a CDS encoding DUF4225 domain-containing protein: protein MCSYGLMNLQREEEKVSRLVFDIGFKYLHGIKLRSRFMCEENSLSKEYINDYLSGKIIFSEAMNRLRSQYERLIRNQSQLQMGSIKLYAIAEREKDRHSLLTITLKRVGFVSGSMQAIGGFGICKANIGAACRYFGVPLMIQGSENVWENGYYLLYHEDPKVVPVRYAYRQAAKFFGGEGRDGDIAFSSGDIALSLGSASTLTLKSDSWKLFHYIREDYIHNWRTLGAVGGINELAGDAASGFSIYQIAGVGSTNWEALGR from the coding sequence ATGTGCAGTTATGGACTAATGAATTTGCAGCGTGAAGAAGAGAAAGTTAGTAGGCTTGTATTTGACATTGGTTTTAAATATTTACATGGAATCAAATTACGTTCGAGATTTATGTGTGAAGAGAATTCTCTTTCGAAAGAATATATTAATGACTATCTTTCAGGAAAAATAATTTTTTCTGAAGCAATGAACCGGTTACGAAGTCAGTATGAACGTTTGATTCGAAACCAAAGCCAATTACAGATGGGAAGCATAAAGTTATATGCTATCGCAGAGCGCGAAAAAGACAGGCATTCGCTTTTAACGATTACGCTCAAGCGAGTGGGTTTTGTTAGTGGCTCGATGCAGGCAATCGGGGGATTCGGAATATGCAAGGCGAATATTGGAGCTGCATGTAGATATTTTGGTGTTCCTTTAATGATCCAGGGAAGTGAAAATGTCTGGGAGAATGGCTACTACTTGCTTTATCACGAGGATCCAAAAGTAGTGCCTGTACGTTATGCTTATCGGCAGGCTGCTAAGTTTTTCGGTGGTGAAGGAAGGGATGGTGACATCGCTTTTTCAAGTGGAGATATTGCCCTTTCTCTCGGGTCGGCATCGACATTGACATTAAAGTCTGATTCATGGAAATTATTCCACTATATTCGGGAGGATTATATCCATAACTGGAGAACATTGGGCGCTGTCGGCGGAATCAATGAATTAGCGGGTGATGCAGCCAGTGGATTTTCTATTTATCAGATTGCGGGAGTGGGGAGTACAAACTGGGAGGCGTTGGGGAGGTAA
- the pyrG gene encoding glutamine hydrolyzing CTP synthase produces the protein MTTNYIFVTGGVVSSLGKGIAAASLAAILEARGLSVSIMKLDPYINVDPGTMSPIQHGEVFVTEDGAETDLDLGHYERFIRTKMSRRNNFTTGRIYSDVLRKERRGDYLGATVQVIPHITNAIKERIIEGGEGYDVVLVEIGGTVGDIESLPFLEAIRQMAVEVGREHTMYMHLTLVPYMAAAGEVKTKPTQHSVKELLSIGIQPDILICRSDRAVPANERAKIALFCNVPEKAVISLKDVDSIYKIPGLLKSQGLDDYICKRFSLNCPEANLSEWEQVIYEEANPAGEVTIGMVGKYIELPDAYKSVIEALKHGGLKNRVTVNIKLIDSQDVETRGVEILKGLDAILIPGGFGYRGVEGKIATARFARENNIPYLGICLGMQVALIEFARNVAGMDNANSTEFVPDCKYPVVALITEWRDEDGNVEVRTEKSDLGGTMRLGAQQCQLDDDSLVRQLYGASTIVERHRHRYEVNNMLLKQIEAAGLRVAGRSGDDQLVEIIEVPNHPWFVACQFHPEFTSTPRDGHPLFAGFVKAASDFQKRQAK, from the coding sequence ATGACAACGAACTATATTTTTGTGACCGGCGGGGTCGTATCCTCTCTGGGAAAAGGCATTGCCGCAGCCTCCCTCGCAGCCATTCTTGAAGCCCGTGGCCTCAGCGTAAGCATTATGAAACTGGATCCGTACATCAACGTCGATCCGGGCACCATGAGCCCAATTCAGCACGGGGAAGTGTTCGTTACTGAAGACGGCGCTGAAACCGATTTAGACCTGGGCCACTACGAGCGCTTCATTCGCACCAAAATGAGCCGCCGTAACAACTTCACTACCGGTCGTATCTACTCCGACGTGCTGCGTAAAGAGCGCCGTGGCGACTATCTGGGCGCGACCGTTCAGGTTATTCCGCACATCACCAACGCCATCAAAGAGCGCATCATCGAAGGTGGCGAAGGCTACGACGTGGTGCTGGTTGAAATCGGCGGCACGGTAGGCGACATCGAATCCCTGCCGTTCCTTGAAGCGATTCGCCAGATGGCCGTGGAAGTGGGCCGTGAACACACCATGTACATGCACCTGACGCTGGTGCCATACATGGCGGCGGCAGGTGAGGTGAAGACCAAACCGACACAGCATTCTGTGAAAGAGCTGCTTTCTATCGGTATCCAGCCGGATATTCTGATTTGTCGCTCAGATCGCGCGGTTCCTGCCAACGAACGTGCAAAAATTGCTTTGTTCTGTAACGTTCCAGAAAAAGCCGTTATTTCTCTGAAAGACGTCGATTCTATTTATAAAATTCCGGGCCTGTTGAAATCTCAGGGACTGGACGATTATATTTGTAAACGATTCAGCCTGAACTGTCCGGAAGCTAACCTGTCTGAATGGGAACAGGTTATTTACGAAGAAGCGAATCCGGCGGGTGAAGTCACCATCGGCATGGTCGGCAAATACATTGAGCTGCCGGATGCCTATAAATCGGTGATCGAAGCGCTGAAACACGGTGGTCTGAAGAACCGCGTAACCGTCAACATCAAGCTGATCGATTCGCAGGATGTGGAAACGCGCGGCGTTGAGATCTTAAAAGGTCTGGACGCGATCCTGATCCCGGGTGGTTTCGGCTACCGCGGCGTTGAAGGTAAGATCGCCACTGCACGCTTTGCGCGTGAAAATAATATTCCTTATCTGGGCATTTGCCTGGGTATGCAGGTTGCGCTGATTGAGTTTGCGCGCAACGTAGCGGGAATGGACAACGCCAACTCAACGGAATTTGTGCCAGACTGTAAGTACCCTGTCGTGGCGCTCATTACCGAATGGCGTGATGAAGATGGCAATGTCGAAGTCCGCACTGAAAAGAGCGACCTGGGTGGTACGATGCGTCTCGGCGCACAGCAGTGCCAGTTGGATGACGACAGCCTCGTTCGTCAGTTGTACGGTGCGTCTACCATTGTTGAACGTCACCGTCACCGCTATGAAGTCAACAATATGCTGTTGAAACAAATTGAAGCTGCGGGTCTGCGTGTCGCGGGCCGTTCCGGCGATGATCAGTTAGTTGAGATCATCGAGGTGCCAAACCATCCGTGGTTTGTCGCCTGTCAGTTCCACCCGGAATTTACTTCAACGCCGCGTGATGGACATCCGCTGTTTGCAGGCTTTGTTAAGGCCGCAAGCGATTTCCAGAAGCGTCAGGCGAAGTAA
- the rlmD gene encoding 23S rRNA (uracil(1939)-C(5))-methyltransferase RlmD, producing MAQFYSAKRRVATRQIITVEVSDLDPFGQGVARHNGKALFIPGLLPGERAEIMVTEDKRQYARGQVKRRLNDSPERETPLCPHFGVCGGCQQQHASVALQQRSKRSALARMMKREVDEVIADQPWGYRRRARLSLNVAAKSQRLEMGFRKAGSNDIIDVKRCPILVPRLEALLPSLRSCLQTLDNPHHLGHVELVLADNGPLLVLRHTAPLSAKDREKLERFSHSGDVALFLAPQSDILQPVTGEAPWYTSDGLRLTFSPRDFIQVNDGVNQQMVAKALAWLDISPGDRVLDLFCGMGNFTLPLAKRAASVVGVEGVAALVEKGRQNAEQNALHNVTFFHENLEEDVTTQPWARHGIDKVLLDPARAGAPGVMQHIIKLAPSKVVYVSCNPATLARDSEALLNAGYQIQRLAMLDMFPHTGHLESMVLFARSVSTGN from the coding sequence ATGGCGCAATTCTACTCTGCAAAACGACGCGTGGCGACGCGTCAGATCATAACTGTTGAAGTGAGCGACCTCGATCCTTTCGGTCAGGGCGTGGCTCGTCACAACGGTAAAGCGCTGTTTATCCCCGGACTACTGCCCGGCGAACGGGCGGAAATCATGGTGACGGAAGACAAACGTCAATATGCTCGCGGGCAGGTTAAGCGTCGTCTTAACGACAGCCCGGAACGGGAAACGCCGCTGTGCCCGCATTTTGGCGTCTGCGGCGGCTGTCAGCAGCAGCACGCCAGCGTGGCGCTGCAACAGCGCAGTAAGCGCAGCGCGCTGGCCCGCATGATGAAACGCGAGGTGGACGAAGTGATCGCCGACCAGCCCTGGGGCTATCGTCGTCGCGCGCGCCTGAGCCTGAACGTGGCGGCAAAAAGCCAGCGTCTGGAAATGGGTTTTCGCAAAGCGGGTTCAAACGACATCATCGACGTGAAGCGTTGCCCGATTCTGGTGCCCCGTCTTGAGGCGCTGCTGCCATCATTGCGCAGCTGTCTGCAGACGCTGGACAATCCGCACCATCTTGGACACGTCGAACTGGTGCTGGCCGATAACGGCCCGCTGCTGGTATTGCGTCATACCGCGCCATTAAGCGCCAAAGATCGTGAAAAACTGGAACGCTTTTCGCATTCCGGGGACGTGGCGCTGTTTCTTGCGCCGCAAAGCGACATACTGCAACCCGTAACCGGCGAGGCGCCCTGGTACACCTCGGACGGGCTACGCTTAACCTTCAGCCCGCGTGATTTCATTCAGGTGAATGATGGAGTGAATCAGCAGATGGTGGCAAAAGCGCTGGCGTGGCTGGACATTTCCCCTGGCGATCGGGTGCTGGATCTGTTCTGCGGGATGGGCAATTTTACCCTGCCGCTGGCGAAACGCGCTGCAAGCGTGGTGGGCGTGGAGGGTGTCGCGGCGCTGGTGGAAAAAGGGCGGCAAAACGCCGAACAGAATGCGTTGCACAATGTGACATTTTTTCATGAAAACCTGGAAGAAGATGTCACCACGCAGCCCTGGGCGCGCCACGGCATAGACAAAGTGCTGCTCGATCCGGCGCGCGCCGGTGCGCCGGGCGTCATGCAGCACATAATAAAACTTGCCCCGTCAAAAGTAGTCTATGTTTCCTGTAACCCGGCCACGCTTGCCCGCGACAGTGAAGCATTATTAAATGCGGGGTACCAGATTCAGCGGCTGGCGATGCTGGACATGTTCCCGCACACTGGGCATCTGGAATCTATGGTGTTATTTGCACGCAGTGTGAGCACAGGTAATTAA